The segment GTTTGATTGCACCATTATGTTTATTTTTTCGATTGCATGCATCGTTATGGTGCTTCGGGCGCTGATGAAAATTAGCGCGTCGGCATCGCGAGGCGTTACCGATCGATAGCGTCATTCGCGAGGGGATATGTTCTCGCGGTAGTGGAAAGCAATCGTCGCTTCAGGCGTGGGCGAGGCCAGGGGGATTCCCGGCATGGGCCGCCGCGCCGCGCAGGTGCGCTCGACGTTGCGTCGAGGGCCGCGCGTGCCTTCGGTTGCGGCGTGAGCGCGTCGCCGTTCATCGTCGCGGCGGTCACGCCTTTCAAGGAGCGTTCTCCGGGCATTCAATGAAATTCAAAATTCTTTCACATCCATTACGTACGATCTGCCTTCTCTGCGGCATCGACTGCATGCGGCCCTGTCCGGGCGCCGCCCGCAGGTGCCGTAGCCCCCCCACAACGATACCGGCATAAAGACGACAAATGACTGCTCCCACTTCCATGTCGCGGCGCCAGGCGCTGAAATGGTTTGCTAGTGCTCCGCTGCTTCCGATCGCGACGGGTTCGCTGACGGCCTTCTCCCTCGCCGCTTGCGGCGGCTCTTCGGCGACGGCCGCCTCACGCCATTTCTCGTCCGCATCGTTTGTCGGTATGAGCGCCCCGACGCTCGACACGCCCGCCGCCATGGCGAAGAGCACGGTCGGCTCGAGTCTCTCTCTGGCGTTCAGCGATGGTTCGACGCAGGCATTTCCGCTCTCGTATCAAACGTTCTTCACGACCGGCGACGCAGTGCCCGACGGAAACGGCGGCACGCTCCTCGCGGGCGGCTATTACGATATCAATCAGCAACCGATCATCGATACGTCGGTGACTGGCCAGGAGCGTCAGTTCTTCTCCGATTGCCCGGACGGCACGTCGCTGCTCAAACTCGACAATCCCGCTGTGCCCGGCGTGAAGGGCAATACGGTCTTTGCCGTCGTGCAGTTCGAGTACACAACGCGCAACCAGGGCGGCACGAGCATGTATGGCCTGTTGCCTTCGCCCATCGCCGTGCTCACGCTCGACCAGGACCCCGCCACGGGCGCGCTGAAGCTCGTGAAGTACCACAACGTGAACACCGCCCCGGCAAATGGCCTTTGGATCACGTGCGGCGCGAGTCTTTCGCCGTGGAATACGCATCTGTCCAGCGAGGAGTACGAACCCGATGCGACGAAAGCCGCCACCGATACGCAGTTGCGCGGCTTCAGTCAAAACCTTTACGGCAACGCGAACACCGCGAACCCCTACAACTACGGCCATTTGCCCGAGGTGACGGTCAATCCGGACGGAACGGGCACGATCGTCAAGCACTATTGCGTCGGCCGCATTTCGCACGAGCTCGTGCAGGTGATGCCCGACGAGCGCACTGTCCTCATGGGCGACGATGCCACGAATGGCGGTGCGTTCATGTTCGTGGCCGACCGCGCGCGCGATCTGTCGAGCGGCACGCTCTATGTGGGCAAGTGGCACCAGACATCCGGCACGGGGCCGGGCGCGGCAACACTCAGCTGGATCAAGCTCGGCTCGGCGACGAGCGCCGAAATCAAGGCGCTCATCGACGGCGGTATCAAGTCCACCGACATCATGGACGTCAAGACGACCGACCCGAGCGACTCGAGCTATACGAAGATTCCGTATGGCGGCAAGTTCAACTGGGTCAAGCTGAATCCCGGGATGGAAAAGGCGGCCGCTTTCCTCGAGACGCACCGTTATGCCGCGCTCATGGGCGGCAGCATGGGCTTCACGAAGTGGGAAGGCACGACCGTCAACCCGACCGACAAGATTGCCTACATCGCGATGTCGCGTATCGAGAGCTCGATGCTCGACGGCTCGGGCGACGTCAAGGTGCAGGGGCCATATTCGGGTGCCGTTTATGCGCAGAACCTGCGGGGCGGGCAAACCGACAGCAAGGGCGGCGCGATCGCGAGCGAGTGGGTGCCGGTGGACATGGCTGCGATTTCCGCGCTTACGAGCGAGGACCTGGGCGGCGCGAAGATGGCGCAACAGGATGCGCTCGGCAATTTTGCCAATCCCGACAAGATTGCGACGCCCGACAACCTGAAGTTCTCGCAGCGGCTGCGCACGCTTTTCGTCGGTGAGGACAGCAACACGCACGTGAACAACTTCCTGTGGGCGTACAACGTCGATACAGGCGTCCTCTCGCGGCTGCTGTCGTGCCCGGCGGGCGCTGAATCGACGGGGCTGCACGCGGTCGACGAACTCAACGGCTGGACCTACATCATGAGCAACTTCCAGCATGCCGGCGATTGGGAGTCTCCACTGCACGACAAGGTCAAGGCAACGCTCGATCCGCTCGTGCGCGCGAACTACAAGGACCGCTTCGGCTCCTCGGTGGGCTATCTGACGCTGGATACGCGGCAGATCACCGCGTCCTGAGCGTCCTGAGCGTCCTGATACGCGCCGAGGCACCCGGCAGGCCCTGGCCGCACATGGCGCCAGGGCCTGCGCGCTTTATGTCTGTCTCGCCGATCCGGACACGATTTGTCCGCGCGGCGCGGTAAGATCCGGTCCTGCACTGAAGAGGACTGGGGCGATGATCAGATTCCTGCATACCGCTGATTGGCAGATCGGCACGCAGTTCGGCCAGTTCGAGGCCGACGAGGCGGCGCATCTGACCGAGGCTCGCTACGAGACGGTTCGCCGCATTGCGGGCGAGGCGGCCGCGCGGCACGTCGACATGGTGCTCGTGGCCGGCGACGTGTTCGATCAGCAGACGGTATCCGATACGGCGATCCGGCGCCTGTTCGGCGCGTTGTCGGATTTTGCCGGGCCGTGGGTATTGCTGCCCGGCAATCACGACGCGGCCCTCGCCGAGAGCGTCTGGACTCGCGCGCAGCGGCTCGGCTGCGTGAGCGCGAATGTACACGTCGTGACGCAGCCGTCCGTCGTTTCGTTCGACGCGCTGCGCTGTGCGCTGCTGTGCGCACCGCTTACGCAGCGCACGACTTACGACGACACCACGCTCTTTTTCGACCAGGCCGCCACGCCGCCGGAGTACTTCCGCATCGGCCTCGCGCACGGCAGCGTCACGGGCATCCTGCCCGAGGGCGTCGATTCGACGAATCCGATCGACGCGTCGCGGGCGCGAACCGCGCGGCTCGACTATCTCGCGCTGGGCGATTGGCATGGCCACCTGCAGGTCGACGCGAGAACCTGGTATGCGGGCACACATGAGCAGGATCGGTTTCGGACCAACGAACCGGGTTTCGTACTCGACGTTTCGCTGCCGGCGCCGGGAGAAACGCCGTTGGTTACGCCGCTACCGGTCGGCAAGTACCGGTGGCACAAGTGGGACGAGGCTCTTGCCGTCGATAGCGATATCGAGGCGCTCGCGGCGCGTCTGGCGGCGCTCGGGGCGGGCGACGTCCTGAAGCTTGCAGTGACGGGGGCTGCCGATCTGGCCGCGGTCGAGCGGATGCGGCTTGCCGTGGACGAAGCGAGAGCGCGCGTGCGGGCGCTGCGGTTCGATGCGTCGGATCTGGGTGTGAGGCCGAGCGAGGCCGATCTTGCGGCGCTGGGCGCACAGGGCGGCTATCTCGGCAAGGTAGTG is part of the Trinickia caryophylli genome and harbors:
- a CDS encoding PhoX family protein — its product is MTAPTSMSRRQALKWFASAPLLPIATGSLTAFSLAACGGSSATAASRHFSSASFVGMSAPTLDTPAAMAKSTVGSSLSLAFSDGSTQAFPLSYQTFFTTGDAVPDGNGGTLLAGGYYDINQQPIIDTSVTGQERQFFSDCPDGTSLLKLDNPAVPGVKGNTVFAVVQFEYTTRNQGGTSMYGLLPSPIAVLTLDQDPATGALKLVKYHNVNTAPANGLWITCGASLSPWNTHLSSEEYEPDATKAATDTQLRGFSQNLYGNANTANPYNYGHLPEVTVNPDGTGTIVKHYCVGRISHELVQVMPDERTVLMGDDATNGGAFMFVADRARDLSSGTLYVGKWHQTSGTGPGAATLSWIKLGSATSAEIKALIDGGIKSTDIMDVKTTDPSDSSYTKIPYGGKFNWVKLNPGMEKAAAFLETHRYAALMGGSMGFTKWEGTTVNPTDKIAYIAMSRIESSMLDGSGDVKVQGPYSGAVYAQNLRGGQTDSKGGAIASEWVPVDMAAISALTSEDLGGAKMAQQDALGNFANPDKIATPDNLKFSQRLRTLFVGEDSNTHVNNFLWAYNVDTGVLSRLLSCPAGAESTGLHAVDELNGWTYIMSNFQHAGDWESPLHDKVKATLDPLVRANYKDRFGSSVGYLTLDTRQITAS
- a CDS encoding metallophosphoesterase family protein, with the protein product MIRFLHTADWQIGTQFGQFEADEAAHLTEARYETVRRIAGEAAARHVDMVLVAGDVFDQQTVSDTAIRRLFGALSDFAGPWVLLPGNHDAALAESVWTRAQRLGCVSANVHVVTQPSVVSFDALRCALLCAPLTQRTTYDDTTLFFDQAATPPEYFRIGLAHGSVTGILPEGVDSTNPIDASRARTARLDYLALGDWHGHLQVDARTWYAGTHEQDRFRTNEPGFVLDVSLPAPGETPLVTPLPVGKYRWHKWDEALAVDSDIEALAARLAALGAGDVLKLAVTGAADLAAVERMRLAVDEARARVRALRFDASDLGVRPSEADLAALGAQGGYLGKVVERLSALQSDAAQASVAAEALVLLAQFQREAKPA